Proteins encoded together in one Cicer arietinum cultivar CDC Frontier isolate Library 1 chromosome 4, Cicar.CDCFrontier_v2.0, whole genome shotgun sequence window:
- the LOC101505443 gene encoding uncharacterized protein, with protein sequence MVDCFDILHLGLLNGSIAFIIYDKTTTFHIRILGELGVKESWANIFIVKPLPCVERPIGVGKKWDIFLRKNDDELVWYDMSTQTIDELGVKESQNYCCIVVYKENLLPIVGL encoded by the coding sequence ATGGTTGACTGTTTTGATATTTTACACTTGGGATTGTTAAATGGATCAATTGCTTTCATAATATATGACAAAACAACTACATTTCACATAAGAATATTGGGTGAACTTGGTGTGAAGGAATCATGGGCTAATATCTTCATTGTCAAGCCCTTACCTTGCGTTGAACGTCCAATTGGAGTAGGAAAGAAATGGGATATATTCTTGAGaaaaaatgatgatgaactAGTGTGGTATGATATGAGTACTCAGACAATTGATGAGCTTGGTGTTAAAGAAAGCCAAAATTATTGTTGCATTGTAGTTTATAAGGAAAACCTTCTCCCAATTGTAGGTTTATGA